A segment of the Coffea arabica cultivar ET-39 chromosome 8c, Coffea Arabica ET-39 HiFi, whole genome shotgun sequence genome:
TTATTTTGATAGTTACAATTTACGGAATTTATGGGAGATCATATTAGCAAATGTTATTAAGCGGTTAGGGTAAacattaatttttgaaaagacaAAATTGGAAGTTCAGAAAACAATACAAAATGTTCACTCGAATTGCCACCTCTCTCCCTTtactattatatatatatataattttataaaaattaaattttatataaattctTCATAAAAATTTGCAATGTATCATTAGTTTTTTCTTTAATACAGTTATAGTTAATTTGGTAGTTACAATATTTAAAAGAGTTATGGGAGATTATATTAGCAAATGTGATTAGGTGATTAGGATAATAATcaattttttaagggtaaaattgaaAGTTCAGAAAATAACACAAAATATTTACACCAACTGCTACCTTTCTCCATTTATTATTACATAAATAGTTAAATAAGAAACTAATTATGCTCAAGTGCAAAATAAATTGGACACAATTTACTATTTCATGTTAATTATGATCTTATGTTAATAATTGATGACTTTATAAATAACACTAATTGTATCATGAATAGCAATAATAAAAGGTGTATGTTTtcgattaaataaaattaaaaattgaaaaacaagaAATTACTTACATAGAAGACAAAAACATCAATAATTCACCATATgtttttaattaaataaaattttaaaaaaaaagaaaacaagaaattacTTATGTAGAAGATAGGAACATGAATAATTCACTACTGATTGCGTAATGATCCATTCTTCCTTTAATagcattaaaaataaataaaaacatgaattatTACCATTTTTCCTCCTAAACTATACAAACCATAAATTGAGTGCTGATTTAATTGGTACTTGATAACCGATGACTAAATGAACAACACTAATAATCTTTACCATGAATAAATGATACTGATAAAAAAGGGATATTTTTAATTAaccaacaaaattcaaaaagaagaaaaaaaattacttgtGTACAAGGGAGAGTGAACATAAATAATTGACCACTAATTGTGCTATGATCCATCActactttttaaataaataaataacacaaATTATTACTAAGGGAGTGATTATATATACACATAAAAAAACCAATTatgtacaagtgtacaaaaaAGTTGGATAGGATTTATTGTTTCatgttaacaaaaaaaaaaaaagagaaccaGAAAAAAGTTGAATAGAATTGTTTGTTGTGAAAGATTCCTAAGATGGGCCAAAAGTTAATAGTTATTAgtaaatttttcttgaaaaagaaaaaagaacgaaggggggtaaaagaaagagaaaagagcaaaagagcaaaaaaaaaatgcaaaacaaaaataaaaaagaaactaaaaccAAACagcgcccaaaaaaaaaaaaaaacgtacaGCCACACCAGGCCATTAGCCCAAGCCTGTCAGCCCATCAGCACACAGATGAACAGCCTTTTCTATCTTATTAAAAAGCCCATAAGTCCAAGGCCATTTGCGATGACACtactagggttagggttttagCCCTTCCATATTTCAGCGCCCTCTCTCTTCCTCCTTCGTCTTTTCTTAACCAAACCCCCACTCTCTCCCCCGATTGCCCCGTCCACTACCCACCCTCAAAACCCACTCACCCCGCGGCCGCCGGCTCCGACTGCCGTAGCAATGGTAAGATTTGCAGAACTTGGCATCGTATCTGTCAATCTGggatttctattttcttttagtttaaGCTTTTGTTGAGTATGCTGATCTTATTCTgaaaaaatttcatttccatGTTTATGCTCTTTTTTTCTAGCATAACACAGATGTATGCTGCTAaacatttttttcctatttatttctttgttgctttattggattttataaggACCTCTTTTGGGATGGGATTCTTCTTGATATATCTTATGCTGATACAGTTGGCTTTGCCTGACTGCATGAGTTTAGAtgtacaagtttttttttttaatcaatttcTTTGGTGTGTGTTTTTTGGGGTTGaaatttaggattttgcattggAAAATGCTAGCTGGATAAATCCTTACTCTGGAATGGGTGTCCACTTATGTGATTCCGAATaaaaaaagttttgagtgtgGTTCTTTGATTAGGAGGCTCTCTAACTTTTAGTCTGGAATAATTTGGCTTACTTAATACTGCGAATTGGATTCGTATTACCTAGGGTGTTTGTTGGTTCTGACTTATGCTCTGATTACATTACTCCCAGGCTTTCGTTAAAGCCCAGAAAACAAAAGCTTACTTCAAGCGCTACCAAGTCCCGTTTAAGAGAAGGAGAGGTGTGCAAGTTTTCTCTTTACTTTTAACTTTTTAGAAATGCAGAGGTGGTTACATGGTTAATGAATTCTGTTCATTTTGACTCTGTTCATTTTGACTGTTTTCATTAAACTGTGTAGAGGGAAAGACGGACTATCGAGCTAGGGTGCGTCTGATCAATcaagacaagaacaagtacaaTACTCCGAAATATCGCTTTGTTGTGAGATTTGTATCCTTTGCTGGGTTTTCATTTCCCCTCTACTTAGTCACTAGTGGTCTTTGTTACTCTGGTGCTGCTGCACTGTCTGTGTTCGTGATTTGGGCACTAATGTTCTCTGTGGGAGTATTGGTCTTTGCATGAGTTAGCAGCAGAAGGATTTTTAATCTTTCTCCTGTCTTCATGGTCtgctcctttcttttttctaaacATTTTCCAGTTAGATTAGTCAGTTGTGTTTGGTTTGTgcaagtatgaatctttcatGCTGTGAAATTTGTACGGTATATAAGATTAGCACTTGGATTTCAGTCATAACTTAAACTATGTGATTAGCACCTGTTAGGATGGATATTTTGCCTGGTAGTCTACCTTAACGCTGCCTGCAGACTAAGAAAGACATCATTGCTCAAATTGTTTCTGCTAGTATTgctggtgacctggttcttGCAGCTGCTTATTCACATGAATTGCCTCATTTTGGCCTTGAAGTGGGTCTGACCAATTATGCTGCAGGTATTTTATTATGCATTGCAATCAGttgattatatattttttagcaCACTGTCCAGTAATCATGCAATAACTGTTTTATATGGTTTATTAGCTTATGCTACTGGGCTTCTGCTTGCCCGCCGAGTTCTCAAAAAGCTTGAAATGGATGAGGAGTATGAAGGAAATGTTGAGGTAACTGGAAATGATTGGGCCAAGTTTCtgtaatttttagtagtttttttcccctttcactTTGGTAACTGGAAATGATTTTTTGGGGGGGACCTGATTGAGTTGTCTAGTGATGAAGAGGGGGTTCATTTTGGTAGAGGGTACACTTATACATTGAGCTATTTCATCTACAGGCTACAGGTGAAGATTACTCTGTTGAGCCAGGTGATAGCAGGAGGCCATTCCGTGCTCTTTTGGATGTTGGTCTTATAAGGACTACAACTGGAAATCGTGTTTTTGGTGCCTTGAAGGTATTTTAATATGTGGTAGTCTGCTCTCAAACAATCTAATATGTGGGTTTTTATGCTATTTTCCAAGTTGATTTGCCAGAGcatgctttttttttgttttggggagCGGGGCGGAATTTCAATATCTGGCCCATCCAAATGTGTACTGGTTCTATAGTATGGTCAGCCTAAAATTGGTGTATTAGtggtaccaactgatgtgaattTGTTCTTATCTTCTTCAGCTTTCAATAGTTCTTTTTATAAAGATCTTGAAACAGCTGTTTTAAAGTGTCTTTTTGTTAAGTTTAAAAGCCACTGTAAGTTTGATATCACTTCTCGGGATTTCTCTAGAAAAGCTAGAATCATCAAAATTTGATGAACATTTGAAATGTTACAATCAATCTGGGGCAGGAACTTGTTTACCTTCTAGAAGAAGTCTGTTTTAAAGTGTCTTAAAAGCCTCGGTAAATTTGAAATCACTTCTTGGGATTTGCAAATGGCAGCACTTGGAACTATCTTTTTGTTGAGTTTAAAAGCCTCGGTAAATTTGAAATCAATTCTTGGGATTTGCAAATGGCAGCACTTGGAACTATCGTTTAGCTGTAGAAAAAGGCTAGAATCATCAAAATTTGATGAACATTTCAAATGTTACAATCAATTTGGGACAGGAACTTGTTTACCTATTGGAAGTGTTTCTGTATGACCGCTGCAGTTCTTTGTCACTGTTTAATGAACTTTGTTTTGCCTGTCTAGATGAAAGTTGTTAAATTGATTATCCTCTCTGTCTTTTGAGTGTTAAGCATGCTAGAAGTGGGCTCTTTTAACTGACTACACAGTTGCATTTGCCTTTGATAAAGGGATGTATAGGTGTATTTATAAGATTCAGAATATGCGCTCATAGTGGCCCCTGATGTAAGATCTATATGGCCCTTGAAGGACTCTTTAGATTCTTGATCACTGAGGATGATGAGGGATCACGGATATTTTATATTGAGCGATCCTCACTCATTATGGTTGATATTTCTTAGTTGCATATGGTGGATCTAGCTTGGGAAGTAGTAGAGACCTGTTTCTAGGTTTTAGAGTTTTGAGACGTGGTCTTGTCTGATGTTTGACCATTCATAGGAACTGAACACCCTGCACAATGGTATATCTTTTGTTGAATTGTTGGTAATCGTTTGCTTCTTCATTTTAGGGGGCATTGGATGGTGGACTAGACATTCCTCATAGCGAGAAGAGGTTTGCTGGATTTGACAAGGAGACCAAGCAACTTGATCCTGAGGTTCACCGCAAGTACATCTTTGGTGGCCATGTTGCTGCATACATGAGGGTGagtgcaaaaatttttttttgtcttctttttgCTTGAAATTGATATCTTTTTTCTGCATGCACAGACTTTGGCGGAAGATGAACCTGAGAGGTATCAGTCTCATTTTAGTGAGTACCATAAAAGGGGTCTTGAGGCAGATAACCTTGAGGAGCTGTACAAAAAAGTCCATGCAGCTATCCGTGCTGATCCTACTCCTAAGAAATCTGAGAAGGCACCTCCTAAGGAGCATAAGAGGTTAGTTTGGTGGgaggtttttttttccccattgtAACATGTCACTGCTATCGATAATTCTCCAAGTACTTTGTTGaagaatgaatgaaaacctattTTGGAACAGTTCCACCTTCAGTTGGAAGCCCTTGAAATATATAAGGACAAACTAATGGACGCATTCTTTCTACATTTTTCAgtattaagttttggatatacAACCCGACACCCCCCCTTCTCCTCTTTTCCCTGGCTCCTCCTGGAGGTTAAAAACTTTCATATTGTTTCTGGATCTAACATAATTCGCTGGTTACTCTTTCTTGTAGGTACAACCTTAAGAAGCTAACTTATGAGGAAAGGAAGGCTAGTTTGATTGAGAGGTTGAACGCATTGAATTCCGCTGCTGGAAAtgacgatgatgatgatgatgaggaagaGGATGATGAGTGACGAACCGGAGTAGCCTGTTGATCTCTGCTTGTGTTTTCTGTTGCAGTGTTTCCTTTTTTAGATGGCAATATTCTCAATTTTGCTCGTTTAGAGGAACCAAGCTCAGACTTTCTCCAAGTATTAAAAATGGTAGTTTATATCTTGGTGTTTCTGCTGAAAACTAAAGTTTACAACAAAATGTTAGATTTACACTTTGGAGACTTTTCATCGTTATGCAAATGCTATTCTTGTATTGAAGagttctttttcttcattttctttttcacgATGCCGCGAGTTCTGCAAACATTTCTGTGTCGACTGTGTATCATTTGGAACAATTATCACTCTTAATTGTTCTCACTTCTTTTCTCGATCCCTTCTCTTTCGCATGTGCTGTACCATCCTATCTACAGACTACGTATTCAGATGCCCTGGGGTAAATCTGACTCGCGGTGGGTTATCAACCTGTTTTGTAGGGCTAGAAAGGAGTTAAATTTACACGACCATCCTACAATTAAGCCTATAGACCAgagcaaatttaaaaaattgatgaaaacaACTTCTAGCATTTAGCCTGCTTCACCTCATCTTTTGGAGCTTATTTATCAACCAAATCACTGTAAAACCATAAAGGAAACATGATCTTGTGAATAGCCAATACAAGAATCTCCACTAGCCAgccattattttgtttcaaattatttatttgtagtacaaatataattttcaacacatctttttatctttacaatcacatttttatttcacatatatcatatcataaaaagtgctatagtaattattttaaataatatttcaaacaatttcctatccaaacacaaacTAGAATCAGGTTTATCTTATATCAAAGTAGGGTTGCATACAAGTCGAGTCGATTACGAGCAGCTTGACTCGAGATCGAGCTGACCAAGTCGAGTTCGAATTTGACGATATTTAACTCGTTAACTTGCGAGTTGACTCGattatacatacacacacacacacccatatacatatatatatatatttttttattttaatagtgaaGTTATAtattcataatattttattatttgttaagaaaagttattattttattcattttttaaaaataaaataattattttattaactcgagctcgaactcgattcGGCTCGAATTTGAGGTCAAGTTTGAGCTCGAATTTTATATTAAAAActcgtcgagttcgagtttgaaCTTGATAAAATTAAGTTGATCCTAGGTTCAATTAGATCTCGACTCATTTGCAGCTAATAAAAATAACGGTTAGAGTAATGGTTAGACTAATGTTAACACAAGCTGTTTTAGATTTGTACCATGGGATTAAGTATAAGATAAATCAGAGACGTAACTTG
Coding sequences within it:
- the LOC113706927 gene encoding large ribosomal subunit protein uL18-like; the protein is MAFVKAQKTKAYFKRYQVPFKRRREGKTDYRARVRLINQDKNKYNTPKYRFVVRFTKKDIIAQIVSASIAGDLVLAAAYSHELPHFGLEVGLTNYAAAYATGLLLARRVLKKLEMDEEYEGNVEATGEDYSVEPGDSRRPFRALLDVGLIRTTTGNRVFGALKGALDGGLDIPHSEKRFAGFDKETKQLDPEVHRKYIFGGHVAAYMRTLAEDEPERYQSHFSEYHKRGLEADNLEELYKKVHAAIRADPTPKKSEKAPPKEHKRYNLKKLTYEERKASLIERLNALNSAAGNDDDDDDEEEDDE